Proteins found in one Rhodobacteraceae bacterium D3-12 genomic segment:
- a CDS encoding PBP1A family penicillin-binding protein, translating into MSNSGRKKPPLVADRRYPKSTAKSKSKATSKAKPKAAASKRRPTRKPARKPARKRNFIVAFFLGIFGFLFRIIWGFGWRIGLITAFIIAGAVGYVSYTLPPVDDLFDGRARGSVTLLDAKGDVFAWRGDQFGGVVSATSVSRHLKNAIIATEDKRFYRHFGLSPRGIASAVRINLREGRGPLSGHGGSTLTQQTAKLICLGVPYDAKTWKTEAAYEADCRRGSLARKLKEAIYSMAMEVKYSKDDILTVYFNRAFLGAGARGVEAASQRYFGKSAAEVNPSEAAMIAGLLVAPTRYAPTNNLERSQARAETVLKLMHEQGYLTDAEHAHAVANPAQLSEAAQRKAGGYFADWVMQTGPEFFTRDTTEDVIIHTTLDQRIQTAAEQAMRHIFETKVSAGSEAQAAIVVMSADGAVRAIVGGRKTRVSGEFNRATMAKRQTGSSFKPFVYAAALDLGHSPLDMVNDAPYCINVPGSGEYCPKNYTRKFYGPVTLTDALKRSLNVPAVKLAVDSGLDVVRTVAEQFGIASDLAQGPALALGASEASLLEMTGAYAGILNGGSSVTPYGMTELKLLGGQEPIFTATSGIGERVIQENTAAQLIWMMNKVVTEGTGKRANLSDRPVAGKTGTSTSARDAWFLGFSADYVTGVWMGYDDNTPLKGTTGSGLPADIWRETMQRVHKGLPVRPLPMREPIPPTRNVDGIATDPTEQQRKKTQTGVNRVLEDLLGVEQR; encoded by the coding sequence ATGAGTAATTCAGGACGTAAAAAGCCGCCTCTGGTGGCGGACAGGCGGTATCCGAAATCCACCGCCAAATCCAAATCCAAGGCGACCTCCAAGGCAAAACCAAAAGCGGCGGCGTCCAAACGGCGCCCCACCCGGAAACCTGCCCGCAAGCCCGCCCGTAAACGCAACTTCATCGTGGCGTTCTTTCTGGGGATCTTTGGCTTCCTGTTCCGCATCATTTGGGGCTTTGGCTGGCGGATCGGCCTGATCACGGCTTTCATCATCGCCGGTGCCGTGGGCTATGTCTCTTATACGCTGCCCCCCGTGGACGACCTGTTTGACGGGCGCGCGCGCGGTTCGGTCACGCTTCTGGATGCCAAAGGCGATGTCTTTGCATGGCGCGGCGATCAATTCGGCGGCGTGGTCTCGGCGACCTCGGTGTCGCGCCACCTCAAAAACGCGATCATCGCGACCGAGGACAAGCGGTTCTACCGCCACTTCGGCCTCTCCCCGCGCGGCATCGCCAGCGCCGTGCGCATCAACCTGCGCGAAGGGCGCGGCCCGCTTTCCGGTCACGGCGGCTCGACCCTGACCCAACAGACGGCCAAACTCATCTGCCTCGGCGTTCCCTATGACGCAAAGACATGGAAAACCGAAGCGGCTTACGAGGCCGACTGCCGCCGTGGCTCCCTCGCCCGCAAGCTCAAAGAGGCGATCTACTCCATGGCGATGGAGGTGAAATACTCCAAGGACGACATCCTCACCGTCTATTTCAACCGCGCCTTCCTCGGTGCCGGTGCCCGTGGCGTCGAGGCCGCCTCGCAACGCTACTTCGGCAAATCCGCAGCCGAGGTGAACCCCTCCGAAGCCGCCATGATCGCCGGCCTGCTGGTCGCGCCCACCCGCTATGCGCCGACCAACAACCTTGAACGCTCACAGGCGCGCGCCGAAACCGTGCTCAAACTGATGCATGAACAGGGCTATCTCACCGATGCCGAACACGCCCACGCCGTTGCCAACCCCGCCCAGCTCTCCGAAGCGGCCCAGCGCAAGGCCGGTGGCTATTTCGCCGATTGGGTGATGCAGACCGGGCCCGAATTCTTCACCCGCGACACCACCGAAGACGTGATCATCCACACCACCCTCGATCAACGCATCCAAACCGCCGCCGAACAGGCGATGCGCCACATTTTTGAAACCAAGGTCAGCGCAGGATCCGAAGCACAGGCCGCCATCGTCGTCATGTCCGCCGACGGTGCCGTGCGCGCCATTGTGGGCGGGCGCAAAACCCGCGTCTCGGGCGAATTCAATCGCGCCACCATGGCCAAACGCCAAACCGGCTCGTCCTTTAAACCCTTCGTCTACGCCGCCGCGCTCGACCTTGGCCATTCGCCGCTCGATATGGTCAATGATGCCCCCTATTGCATCAACGTCCCCGGTTCGGGCGAATATTGCCCCAAGAATTATACCCGCAAATTCTATGGTCCCGTCACGCTGACCGATGCGCTCAAACGCTCGCTCAACGTCCCGGCGGTCAAACTGGCGGTCGACTCCGGCCTCGACGTGGTGCGCACCGTGGCCGAGCAATTCGGCATCGCCTCCGATCTGGCGCAAGGCCCCGCGCTTGCCCTTGGCGCCTCAGAAGCCTCGCTTCTGGAAATGACAGGCGCCTACGCTGGCATCCTCAACGGCGGCAGCTCGGTCACCCCCTACGGCATGACCGAACTCAAACTGCTCGGCGGTCAGGAACCGATCTTCACCGCCACCTCCGGCATTGGCGAGCGGGTGATTCAGGAAAACACCGCGGCCCAGCTGATCTGGATGATGAACAAAGTCGTCACCGAAGGCACCGGCAAACGCGCCAACCTCTCGGACCGCCCCGTCGCGGGCAAGACCGGCACATCAACTTCCGCGCGTGACGCGTGGTTCCTCGGGTTTTCGGCGGATTACGTGACCGGCGTGTGGATGGGCTATGACGACAACACCCCGCTCAAAGGCACAACCGGCTCCGGCCTGCCCGCCGACATCTGGCGCGAAACCATGCAGCGGGTGCACAAAGGCCTGCCCGTGCGCCCCCTGCCGATGCGCGAGCCGATTCCACCAACCCGCAACGTCGACGGAATCGCGACAGACCCCACAGAGCAACAGCGCAAGAAAACCCAGACAGGCGTCAACCGCGTGCTGGAAGACCTGCTCGGTGTAGAGCAGCGCTAA
- a CDS encoding P-II family nitrogen regulator, with the protein MKLIIATIKPFKLEEVREALTTIGVRGMMVTEIKGFGAQSGHTEIYRGAEYAVNFVPKIKLEIAVSAAMADQVVETISSTARTGKIGDGKIFVLDVSQAVRVRTGETNEDAL; encoded by the coding sequence GTGAAACTCATCATAGCAACGATCAAGCCATTCAAGCTTGAGGAAGTCCGCGAAGCACTGACCACCATCGGTGTGCGCGGCATGATGGTAACCGAGATCAAGGGCTTTGGCGCGCAATCGGGCCACACCGAAATCTATCGCGGTGCAGAATACGCGGTGAATTTCGTGCCCAAGATCAAGCTTGAGATCGCGGTGAGCGCGGCGATGGCCGATCAGGTTGTCGAGACCATTTCAAGCACGGCCCGCACGGGCAAAATCGGCGACGGCAAGATTTTCGTGCTCGACGTGAGCCAAGCCGTGCGCGTGCGCACCGGTGAAACCAACGAAGACGCGCTTTGA